AGCGATCTGGCGCGCCTGGGTGCTCCGCAGGGGGATCTGGCCGCTGTCTGGTGCGGGTAGGCCGCGCCCCGCCCCCGAAGCCCCGGACCCGCAGACAGGGCGGCGGGTGGGCAGCCACCGGCCCGCCCCCGGCCCCTCGAGGGGGAGATAGCGCGCCCGCGCCTACAGCCGCGCCAAGAAGCCCGCCACCGCCTCGTGGACGTCGGCCGGGGTCCAGGTCAGGCCCGGGGCCGTGATCTCGAGTTCCGTCATCGACAGGCCCGGCGCGCCCTCCGGCGACCAGCGGCGGAACAGGAGGGTGCCCGTTTCCTCGGCCAGACGGGCGCCCGCGTCCGTCAGGCGGTCCGCCTCGTACGGGAGCCACACCTGGAACTGGTGCGTGTGCGGTACCTCCGGGTGGACCCGGGACCACGGGACGCCGGCCGCCGCGAAGCCCTCCCGCAGTGCCGCGGCGACGACCCGGGCCTGCTCCACGTACGCTGGCAGCCGCGGCAGCTCCCGCGCCAGCCCGGCCAGGGCCGACAGGGCCTGGGGGAACTGGCGGAAGACCTGGCCCCCGTACCGGTGGCGCCACACCCGGGTCTCCTCGACGAAGCCCCGGGGTCCGGCCAGGCAGGCTCCGCTCAGCCCGCCCAGCGACTTGTACAGGGAGACGTACACCGAGTCCGCGAGAGCGGCGATCTCCTCCAGCGGCCGGCCGAAGTGGACGGTGGACTCCCACAGCCGGGCCCCGTCGAAGTGGACCACCGCGTCCCGCTCCCGGGCGGCGTCCACCAGCCCCGTCAGTTCCTCCCACGTCGGCAGCAGGAAGCCCGCGTCGCGCAGCGGCAGCTCCAGCATCAGCGTGCCGAAGGGCTCGGGGTGGTCCCGGACCTCCTCCGGCGTCGGCTGGCGCGGCTCCGTCACCGGGTGCGTCGTCCGCAGCCCCGACACCACGGACAGGGCGCCGCCCTCCCACCGCTCCGGGTGGCTCATGGGGTGCAGGGCCACGACCGGGTTGCCGGTGCGTCCCGCCCAGCAGCGCAGCGCGACCTGCTGGGCCATCGTCCCGGAGGGGAAGAAGGCCGCGTCCTCGGTGCCCAGCAGCTGCGCGACGCGCTGCTCCAGGTCCGCCACGACCCCGTTCCCGTACAGGTCGGCGGGGGCGTCCATGTCGTACGGGGCCTCGGCGAGCTCCGCCAGCAGCTCCCCGACCGTCGGTTCGCGCACGCCGCGCGTGAGGGTCCGCCCGGCCCCCTTCCAGGCCGCCGCCTGCCGCTCCTCCCGCTCCTGCCGGTCAGCCCCCTCAGCCGCCTCCACCCGTTCCACCTGTTCCGCCCGCGCCGCCCGCGCCGCCTCATCAGTCATGCCCCCGATCATCGCCGACCGCCCCGCCGGAACCGGGGGACCGGGCGACCGCGCGACCGGGCGACCGCGGGACCCGCGCCCGGCGGGCCTGACCGGCACCACCGCGCCGAAAGGGCCTAGCATGGCGACGTATCGTCCGGTACCCCCCGCGGACTGGAACGGAAGGCCCTTCCCGCGTGAACTCATCCCAGCAACCGCGTCCCGCCCGGCTCACCGTAGGAGTCGTCGGCGCCGGCCGTGTCGGCCCCGCGCTGGCCCGTGCCCTCCAGCAGGCCGGCCACCTGCCCGTCGCCGTCTCCGGGGTCTCCGACGCCTCCCGGCGCCGGGCCGAGCGGATGCTGCCCGACGTACCGCTGGTCACCCCCGCGCAGGTGCTGGAGCGGGCCGAGCTGGTGCTGCTCACCGTCCCCGACGACGCCCTGCCCGGCCTCGTCGAGGGCCTCGCCGAGACCGGCGCGGTCCGCCCCGGTCAGCTCCTGGTGCACACCTCGGGGAGGTACGGGACAGCCGTGCTCGACCCCGCCCGCCGCGCGGGCGCCCTGCCGCTGGCCCTGCACCCCGCGATGACCTTCACCGGCACCGAGGTCGACGTCCAGCGCCTCGCCGGGTGCTCCTTCGGCGTGACCGCCCCCGACGAGCTGCGGCTCGCCGCGGAGGCCCTGGTCATCGAGATGGGCGGGGAACCCGAGTGGATCGCGGAGGAGAGCCGTCCGCTCTACCACGCCGCCCTCGCCCTGGGCGCGAACCACCTGGTCACCCTGGTCGCCCAGGCCATGGAGCTGCTCCGCACCGCCGGCGTGGAGCACCCCGACCGGATGCTCGGCCCGCTGCTCGGCGCCGCCCTCGACAACGCCCTGCGCTCCGGCGACGCCGCCCTCACCGGCCCCGTCGCCCGCGGTGACGCCGGCACCGTCGCCGCGCACGTCTCCGAGCTGCGCAAGCACGCCCCCGCCACCGTCGCCGGGTACCTCGCGATGGCCCGTACGACCGCGGACCGCGCCCTCGCGCACGGCCTGCTCAAGCCCGAACTGGCCGAGGACCTCCTCGGCGTGCTCGCGGACCCCGCCGACCCGAAGGACGCCGAGCGATGACCGGCCCGCTCCTGCCGCTGAACACCGCAGAAGAGCTCCACAAGCTGCCGCGCACCGGCCGGCGCGCCGTCGTGATGACCATGGGCGCCCTCCACGAGGGCCACGCCACGCTCATCCGCAGCGCGCGCGAGCAGGTCGGACCGGACGGCCAGGTCGTGGTCACCGTCTTCGTCAACCCCCTCCAGTTCGGGGCGAACGAGGATCTCGACCGCTACCCCCGCACCCTCGACGCCGACCTCGGCATCTGCGAAGAGGCGGGCGCCGACGCCGTGTTCGCCCCCGCCATCGACGAGGTCTACCCCGGCGGCAGCCCGCAGGTACGGATCACCGCGGGGCCCATGGGCGAGCGCCTGGAGGGCGAGACCCGCCCCGGGCACTTCGACGGCATGCTCACCGTCGTCGCCAAGCTGCTCCACCTCACCCGCCCCGACCTGGCCCTCTTCGGCCAGAAGGACGCACAGCAACTGGCCCTGATCCAGCGCATGGTGACCGACCTGAACTTCCCCGTCGAGGTGGCCGGCGTCCCCACCGTCCGGGAGGACGACGGGCTCGCCCTGTCCTCCCGCAACCGCTACCTCTCGGCGCTCGAGCGGCGCACCGCCCTGGCCCTGTCGCGCGCCCTGTTCGCCGGCCGCGACCGGCTCGCCGCCCAGGCCGCGCTGCGCGCCCGCGCCGAGGCCGCCCCCGCCAGCGACGAGCGCGCCACCGCCCTGGCCCGGCTCGGCGAGATCCGCGCCTCGGCCGACGCCCACGCCGTCTCGGCGGCCGGCAGCGGCCTGCCCGACGCCGTACGGGCCGCCGCCCGGCACGTCCTGGAGGAGGCGGGCCGCCAGGAGCCACCGCTGGCCCTGGACTACCTGGCCCTGGTGGACCCCCAGGACTTCACCGACGTCGGCCCCGACTTCACCGGACAGGCCGTACTGGCCGTCGCGGCGAAGGTGGGCGCGACCCGGCTGATCGACAACATCCCATTGGAGTTCGGAGCACACGCGTGAGCACCACAGGCACCCCAGGCACCGGCATACGGCTGCACGCCCCCGCCCCCGGCTGGGCCGTCGACGCGGACGTCGTGGTCGTCGGCTCCGGCGTCGCGGGCCTGACCGCCGCGCTGCGCTGCGCCGCCGCGGGCCGCCGTACCGTCGTGGTCACCAAGGCGCGGCTGGACGACGGCTCCACGCGCTGGGCGCAGGGCGGCATCGCGGCCGCCCTCGGCGAGGGCGACACCCCCGGGCAGCACCTGGACGACACCCTGGTCGCGGGCGCGGGCCTGTGCGACGAGGCGGCCGTAAGGCTCCTGGTCACCGAGGGCCCCGACGCCGTGCGCCGGCTCATCGCCGCCGGAGCCGTCTTCGACACCTCCGCCGAGACCGGCGAGATCGAGCTGACCCGCGAGGGCGGCCACCACCGCCGCCGCATCGCGCACGCGGGCGGCGACGCCACCGGCGCCGAGATCTCCCGCGCCCTGGTCGAGGCCGTCCACGCCGCGGGCATCCGTACGGTCGAGAACGCGCTCGTACTGGACCTCCTCCAGGACGCCGAGGGCCGTACGGCCGGGGTCACCCTGCACGTCATGGGCGAGGGCCAGCACGACGGCGTCGGCGCCGTCCACGCGCCCGCGGTGATCCTGGCGACCGGCGGCATGGGCCAGGTCTTCTCCGCCACCACCAACCCCTCCGTCTCCACGGGCGACGGAGTGGCCCTCGCGCTGCGCGCCGGGGCGGAGGTCTCGGACCTGGAGTTCGTGCAGTTCCACCCGACGGTGCTCTTCCTGGGCCCCGACGCCGAGGGCCAGCAGCCCCTGGTGTCGGAGGCGGTGCGCGGCGAGGGCGCGTACCTCGTGGACGCGGACGGGGTGCGGTTCATGGTGGGCCAGCACGAGCTGGCCGAGCTGGCCCCGCGCGACATCGTCGCCAAGGGCATCATGCGCCGCATGCAGGAGCAGGGCGCCCGGCACATGTACCTGGACGCCCGGCACTTCGGCGCGCGGATGTGGGAGCACCGCTTCCCGACCATCCTCGCCGCCTGCCGCTCGCACGGCATCGACCCGGTGACCGAGCCGATCCCGGTCGCGCCGGCCGCGCACTACGCCTCGGGCGGCGTACGGACCGACCTGCACGGCCGCACCACCGTCCCCGGCCTGTACGCGTGCGGGGAGGTGGCCTGCACCGGGGTGCACGGCGCGAACCGGCTGGCCTCCAACTCCCTGCTGGAGGGCCTGGTCTTCGCCGAGCGGATCGCCGAGGACATCGTCGCGAACCCGCCCGCCGGCAGCGGCCCGGGCATACCGGTGCCCGCCACCGGCCCGCTCCAGCCCGCCGAGGCGCGGTACGAGATCCAGCGCATCATGACGGACGGCGCCGGCGTGCTCCGCTCCGCCGGATCCCTCGACGGGGCCGCCGAAGCCCTGGAGACCCTGTACACGACGGCTCTGGGCGAGCTGGAGAGCCAGGGCAAGACCGCCGTCCCGGGCGTGGAGACCTGGGAGGCGACGAACCTGCTCTGCGTGGCTCGCGTCCTGGTCGCGGCCGCCCAGCGGCGCGCCGAGACCCGCGGCTGCCACTGGCGCGAGGACCACCCCGACCGGGACGACGCCGACTGGCGCCGCCACCTCGTGGTGCGGCTCTCGGCGACCGAGCGGCGGGCCCTGGTCGTCACCCCCACCGACTCGGCGGACTTCCCGCCCGTACACGTCCCCCTCGACTCCCCGAACCTGGAGCACTGACCGTGAGCACCCCCGAACTCCCCCTGATCGAGCAGAACGAAGGCGGCTGCGGCGACGACTGCGCCTGCGGCGACGGCGAGGAGAGCGGCCTCGACCCGGCGCTCGCCCAGCTGCTGGCGGACGCCGGCCTGGACCCGATCGAGGTCGAGGACATCGCCCACATGGCGCTGTCCGAGGACCTGGACGGCGGGGTCGACGTCACCACCGTCGCCACCGTCCCCGAGGAGGCCGAGGCCATCGCCGACTTCGTGGCCCGCGAGGCGGGGGTCGTGGCCGGCCTGCGCATCGCCGAGGCCGTGTTCTCCGTGGTGTGCACGGAGTCCTTCGAGGTGGAGCGGCACGCCGAGGACGGCGACAAGGTCGAGGCCGGCGAGCTCCTGCTGTCGGTACGCGCCCGCACGCGCGACCTGCTGACCGCCGAGCGCAGCGCCCTGAACATCCTGTGCCGCCTCTCCGGCATCGCCACGGCCACCCGCCGCTGGGCGGACGTCCTGGAGGGCACCCAGGCCCGGGTCCGCGACACCCGCAAGACCACGCCGGGGCTGCGCTCGCTGGAGAAGTACGCGGTCCGCTGCGGCGGCGGCGTCAACCACCGCATGTCCCTGTCGGACGCGGCGCTGGTCAAGGACAACCACGTGGTGGCGGCCGGCGGCGTCGTCCAGGCCTTCAAGGCCGTCCGCGAGGCCTTCCCGGACGTCCCGGTGGAGGTCGAGGTCGACACGATGCACCAGGTCCGCGAGGCCGTGGACGCGGGCGCCGACTTGATCCTGCTGGACAACTTCACCGTCCCGGAGACGGAGGAGGCCGTGACCATCGTCGCGGGCCGCGCCGTCCTGGAGTCCTCGGGCCGGCTCACCCTGGAGACCGCCCGCGCCTACGCCGAGACCGGCGTGGACTACCTGGCGGTCGGCGCGCTGACGCACTCCTCGCCGGTCCTGGACATCGGCCTCGACCTGCGCGAGGCGGTGTAGACCGTGCTGCTCACCATCGACGTGGGCAACACCCACACGGTCCTGGGCCTGTTCGACGGTGACGAGATCGTCGAGCACTGGCGGGTCTCGACCGACCCGCGCAGGACGGCCGACGAGCTGGCCGTCCTGATGCAGGGCCTGATGGGGATGCACCCGATGCTCGGCAGCGAGCTGGGCGACGGGATCCACGGCATCGCGATCTGCGCGACGGTCCCGTCGGTCCTGCACGAGCTGCGCGAGGTCACCCGCCGCTACTACGGCGACGTCCCGGCGGTGCTGGTGGAGCCCGGGATCAAGACGGGCGTGCCGATCCTCATGGACAACCCGAAGGAGGTCGGCGCGGACCGCATCATCAACGCGGTCGCCGCCGTCGAGCTGTACGGGGGTCCGGCGATCGTCGTGGACTTCGGTACGGCGACCACCTTCGACGCGGTGTCCGCGAAGGGCGAGTACGTGGGCGGGGTGATCTCGCCGGGCATCGAGATCTCGATGGAGGCGCTCGGCGTACGCGGGGCCCAGCTCCGCAAGATCGAGCTGGCCCGGCCGCGGAACGTGATCGGCAAGTCCACGGTCGAGGCGATGCAGTCGGGCGTGGTCTACGGGTTCGCGGGCCAGGTCGACGGGATCGTCAACCGGATGGCCAAGGAGCTGGCGGGTCCGGGCGGCGACCCGGACGACGTCCGCGTCATCGCCACCGGCGGGCTGGCCCCGATCGTCCTGGGCGAGGCCTCGGTGATCGACGACCACGAGCCGTGGCTGACCCTGATCGGGCTGCGGCTGGTCTACGAGCGCAACGCGCCCAACTTCGACTGAAGTCAGCGGCCCCCGTGACGCGGCCCCGGTGACCCGGCCCCTGCGGCCCCCGCTCCGGCGGGGGCCGCAGCAGGCACAGGGGGCCGCAGGAGGCGCCCGCCCGTAGCGGACCGTCATGCGGAGTCCTCAGCTTGAACCTGATCGGTTAGCTTGTCGGCGTCGGACGCACACCCTCCCGAAGCGGCACAGCCGAGACGGCACAGGACGGCCCAAATGCCCCGTAAATCACCGTACTTGCAGGTGGTCGAGTCACTCCGGAACCGCATCGAGGCGGGCGAGTGGCAGATCGGCGACAGACTCCCCTCCCGCGCCCGCTTCGCGGACGAGTACTCCGTCGGGCAGAGCGTCACCCAGCGGGCCATGGAGCAGCTGATCATCGAGGGTTTCCTCGAGGGCCGCGCCGGCTCCGGCACCTACGTGCGCACCCCGCGCCGGCGCATGCGGATGCTCCGCACCCGCCGCCGGGTGCCCGGCTCGGGCAACACCTTCCGCTCCGAGGCCGCCGCGCACGGCATCTCCGCGTCCTGGGACTCCAAGACCCTGCCGCAGGTCCCGGCGCCCGAGCGGATCGCCGCCCGGCTCGCCATCGAACCGGGCTCCCCCTGCGTGCTGACCCGCTACGAGTTCATGGCCGACGGCAGCCCCGCCGAACTCTCCGAGTCCTGGGAGCCGTTGGCGATCACCTCCGGCACCCCGATCGTGCTCCCGGAGGTGGGAGAGCTGCGCGGCGCGGGCGTCGTGGCCCGTATGCGCTCCATCGGCATCACCGTCACCTCCGTGGTGGAGGTGCCGCGCCCCTCCCGGGCCAACCAGGACCAGGCCAACCTCCTCGGGATCAGCCTCGGTTCGATGATCACCGCGATCGAGCGCACGTACATCGACTCCGAGGGCCGCCCCGTGGAGACGGCCGACCTGGTCATTCCCGACTCCCGCTACGAGATCGCGTACGCCTTCCCGGTCGAGTGACCGGCGCCGCACGCCGCGGGGACGTACTTTTCCGACGGCTGTGTTTTTTACCCAAACAGGCTGGAGTGTGCCTGTCGTGGAGATAGCGTCACGCTCGAGAAGTACCGCGAACTCGTCCACTGCGGAGGAGACACCATGACCGCGAACGCCCGGCCCGCCTGGCGCAAATCGTCCTACTGTGGCGACGGAGACGCCTGCGTGTACGTGGCGGCCGCGCCCGGCACGCTGGTGCGCGTGGCCGACCGGGCCGACCCGGCGCACCTCGTGATGGCCACCACCCACGCCGCCTGGGCCGACTTCGTGAAGGCCGTCAAAGCGACCGGCTGAGCCGGTCGCGGCGGGCCGCGCGCCGGTCCGCCGCGCCGCAATCCCGCACCCTCAGGGGATTTTGTCCGATTAGCGCGTATCTTCGCCCCATGCCCACGCCCTACGGATCCCGCGGCGGCATGGCGTTCAGCGCCGCCGAGCTGCACGTGCTCAGGCGCCTCCTCGCCCACGCCCTCCAGCCCTCCACGGCCCCCCTGACGGCTTCCGAGGTCCAGGACTGCCTTCGCCTCGCGGCGTCGGTGGACGACGCGGTCCTGGAGGCCGGCCGGCTCAGAGCCTTCCTGCTCGAGGACCTCGCCCGCTACCGCGGCGCCCTCCCCGGGAGCCTCTCCGGTTACCTGGAGCTGCTCCAGGACGCCCTGGCCGCCGGGTACGAGCCCCAGCCCGACGACCTCGCCGCCCTGCGCGCCCTGCGGGCCAACCCGCTCGCCGGCGCCGTGCTCGAACGGGCCCAGGCCGTCGCCGAACGCTCCGTACGCCGCAGGCTCGCGGCCGCCCCCGCGCCCCGCACCCGCCTCCTGGCCCTGGCGGGCGGCAAGGACCAGCCGCCGGCCCCGCCGAAGCCCGCACCCGCGCCCGCCCCCGGCAAGGAGCCCCCGGCCCGCCCGGTCCCCACCCCGGGCGAGGTCTTCCCGCCGCGCCGCAAGCCCACCCCGCCCCCGGCGGCCGGGCTCGCCGCCGTATAGCTACGCTGGGGGGCATGGACTACGTCTCCGCGCTCGTGCCCCCCTTCGCAATGGCCGCGTTCTTCATCGCCCTCGTCGTGACGATCGTGAAGAGCCAGGGCGGTGCCAACAAGGCCAAGGAAGACGCGGCCGTCGATGCCGTGATCGCCCGGGCCGAGGCCGGGCAGCAGCCGCAGAAGTAACGGCCGCCCGGGGTTATCCACCGCGCGCCCCTCCGAATAGTCGGGCAATTCACCGCAATCCGCACTATCGTGCTGCTGTGCCTCGCCCCTTGGGAGAACTCGAAGACGCAGTGATGACACGGGTGTGGCAGTGGAACCGCCCGGTCACCGTTCGGGAAGTCCTGGAAGACCTCCAGCAGGAACGGTCCATCGCGTACACCACGGTCATGACCGTTATGGACAATCTCCATCAGAAGGGCTGGGTCCGCCGGGAAGCCGAAGGCCGCGCCTATCGATATACGGCGGTCTCCACCCGCGCCGCCTACTCGGCCGCACTGATGAACGAAGCCTGGTCGACCAGCGACAACCCCGCGGCCGCTCTCGTCGCCTTCTTCGGCATGATGTCCACGGAACAGCGCGAGGCCCTCCGCGACGCCGTACGCATCGTCCAGCACGACGAACCCGAGCCCGGGGAGCCCGCGGCCGGGGCCGCGCCGGAAGGGGACTCCGGCGCACGCCGGCCCGAGCCGGGGCGATAGCGTCCGGGTATGGGAGAGCTTTCCACCTCAGACGCGAAAACAGTGACGATCCGCCGCGCACGCACCGGTGATGTTCCGGCGCTGCGCCGCCTGCTCGACCAGTACGTGCAGCAGCGGATCCTCCTCGACAAAGCCCCCGTCGTCCTTTACGAGGACATCCAGGAGTTCTGGGTCGCGGAACGCGACTCCGACGGGCAGGTGGTGGGCTGCGGGGCTCTCCACGTCATGTGGGAAGACCTCGCCGAAGTACGCACGCTCGCCGTCGACCGTGACTTGAAGGGCGCGGGCGTGGGGCATCAGGTGCTCGCCAAGTTGTTGGAGACCGCCCGCCGGCTCGGGGTGAGCCGGGTATTCTGCCTGACCTTCGAAGTCGACTTCTTCGCGAAGCACGGGTTCGTCGAGATCGGCGAGACCCCGGTGGAGACCGATGTCTACATGGAGCTCCTGCGTTCCTATGACGAGGGAGTCGCCGAGTTCCTCGGTCTCGAACGAGTGAAGCCGAACACCTTGGGCAACAGCCGGATGCTGCTGCACCTCTGATCGATCGCGGCGGCTTTTCCGGCCCCCGGCCCCCCTGTGGCCTATGTCCGAATCGCGCACGTTTCCCGCCTTGTTGAGCCCCTGAACCTCTCGACGGGGGTTTGTGTTTTCCAGGCAAAAGCGGTTTCCTTTCCGCGTACTGCATTTTCGATGAAAGGAAATCCGGTGGCACAGAAGGTTCAGGTCCTTCTTGTCGACGACCTCGACGGTGGCACGGCGGACGAGACCGTGACGTTCGCTCTGGATGGCAAGACCTACGAGATCGACCTCACCACCGCCAACGCTGAAAAGCTCCGCGGTGCGCTGGAGGACTTCGTGAAGGCCGGCCGCCGTACCGGCGGGCGCGCCTCCGCCGGCCGCGCCAAGGGCCGGGCCGCCGCTTCGCCGGGCAGCCCGGACACCGCCGAGATCCGCGCGTGGGCCAAGGCCCAGGGTCTCAGCGTCAACGACCGCGGCCGCGTCCCGGCCGAGATCAAAGAGGCCTACGAGAACGCCAAGGGCTGAGGCGTACGCCGCCCCAGGCGGGCGCGGTGGCATTCCGTCGCCGCCGCGGCCACCAGGCGTACGAGATCGGGCCCGGCCGGCTCCGCACAGGGTCCGGGCCCGGCCCCGGTGCCCTGCCCCGGACCGGGCAGGGCGGGCAGCGATGCCTCGCACCCCAGCTCGGGGGGCCGCAGCCACACGGCGGCCCCCCGAGGGCTTTCTCCCGGCGTCCGCCCAGGCGGCACGGGGGCGGTGATCCTGCCCCCCGCGCCCAGGGCGGTCAGATCCAGCGCCACCCCGCCCCAATCCAGCCAGTCGAGCAGCGCATCCAGCTCCTCGGCCGAGCCCGGGGCCACCAGGAAGCGCATCCTGCGCCCCATCACGGCCACCGGACCGGTGGTGACGTGCCTGCGCAGCAGCGCGGCCCCCGCGTCGCGGGGCAGCTCCAGCACGTCGAACCGGATCCCGGTGACCAGCTGCGGGGGCGGCCCGCCCGCACAGCTCCAGCCGAGCACCCGCTCGTACCAGGTACGGGTGTCGGCCTCGGACGGGACGCGGGGTGCGGGGACGCTCACGGTGCTGAGGGACATGACCGGAGCAACTCCACCGGTCGCCGCCGGGTTACGCGGTGCGCCCGTTCCAATGCGGAGCGTAAACCTCGCGGAGCGGAGTCCCACATTCGGGACACAAGCGTGTTCGCCCTTAGCGGAGGGACCCCTGCCCATCGGCATGGACTGTCAGTCCTTACGGGTAAGACATTCCTAGTGGATCGGGGCGACACGCTGATTTGAGCGGCTTCCGTTCGCCATCGGCGTACACGCGTGACGGGTATCTGCCTGGCCTGCGGGAACATCGTCTCGCACCATCGAGTTGGAGCAGTAGTCGGCTCTAACAGCAGGGTTTTCCTCACCGACGTGGGGGTGAGCCGTGGACGGATGTCGGCAGTTGGAATGAGCTGTCCCGTCCCGCGGGACTAGCATGCGGAAGGACAGGGCGGGGACCGACCCCGAACTGCCCGACCGCTCTGAGGAGCGATAAACGATGTTCGAGAGGTTCACCGACCGCGCGCGGCGGGTTGTCGTCCTGGCTCAGGAAGAAGCCCGGATGCTCAACCACAACTACATCGGCACCGAGCACATCCTCCTGGGCTTGATCCACGAGGGTGAGGGTGTCGCCGCTAAGGCCCTGGAGAGCCTCGGGATTTCGCTCGAGGCTGTTCGCCAGCAGGTTGAGGAGATCATCGGTCAGGGGCAGCAGGCCCCGTCCGGCCACATCCCCTTCACCCCGCGGGCGAAGAAGGTCCTGGAGCTTTCGCTCCGAGAGGCCCTCCAGCTCGGCCACAACTACATCGGCACCGAGCACATCCTGCTCGGCCTGATCCGCGAGGGCGAGGGCGTCGCCGCCCAGGTCCTCGTGAAGCTGGGCGCCGATCTCAACCGAGTCCGGCAGCAGGTCATCCAGCTGCTCTCCGGCTACACCGGGGGCGGCAAGGAGTCGGCAACCGCTGGCGGCCCGGCCGAGGGCACCCCCTCGACCTCGCTGGTCCTCGACCAGTTCGGCCGCAACCTCACC
The Streptomyces sp. NBC_00091 genome window above contains:
- a CDS encoding low specificity L-threonine aldolase, whose product is MTDEAARAARAEQVERVEAAEGADRQEREERQAAAWKGAGRTLTRGVREPTVGELLAELAEAPYDMDAPADLYGNGVVADLEQRVAQLLGTEDAAFFPSGTMAQQVALRCWAGRTGNPVVALHPMSHPERWEGGALSVVSGLRTTHPVTEPRQPTPEEVRDHPEPFGTLMLELPLRDAGFLLPTWEELTGLVDAARERDAVVHFDGARLWESTVHFGRPLEEIAALADSVYVSLYKSLGGLSGACLAGPRGFVEETRVWRHRYGGQVFRQFPQALSALAGLARELPRLPAYVEQARVVAAALREGFAAAGVPWSRVHPEVPHTHQFQVWLPYEADRLTDAGARLAEETGTLLFRRWSPEGAPGLSMTELEITAPGLTWTPADVHEAVAGFLARL
- a CDS encoding Rossmann-like and DUF2520 domain-containing protein, with amino-acid sequence MNSSQQPRPARLTVGVVGAGRVGPALARALQQAGHLPVAVSGVSDASRRRAERMLPDVPLVTPAQVLERAELVLLTVPDDALPGLVEGLAETGAVRPGQLLVHTSGRYGTAVLDPARRAGALPLALHPAMTFTGTEVDVQRLAGCSFGVTAPDELRLAAEALVIEMGGEPEWIAEESRPLYHAALALGANHLVTLVAQAMELLRTAGVEHPDRMLGPLLGAALDNALRSGDAALTGPVARGDAGTVAAHVSELRKHAPATVAGYLAMARTTADRALAHGLLKPELAEDLLGVLADPADPKDAER
- the panC gene encoding pantoate--beta-alanine ligase codes for the protein MTGPLLPLNTAEELHKLPRTGRRAVVMTMGALHEGHATLIRSAREQVGPDGQVVVTVFVNPLQFGANEDLDRYPRTLDADLGICEEAGADAVFAPAIDEVYPGGSPQVRITAGPMGERLEGETRPGHFDGMLTVVAKLLHLTRPDLALFGQKDAQQLALIQRMVTDLNFPVEVAGVPTVREDDGLALSSRNRYLSALERRTALALSRALFAGRDRLAAQAALRARAEAAPASDERATALARLGEIRASADAHAVSAAGSGLPDAVRAAARHVLEEAGRQEPPLALDYLALVDPQDFTDVGPDFTGQAVLAVAAKVGATRLIDNIPLEFGAHA
- a CDS encoding L-aspartate oxidase, whose amino-acid sequence is MSTTGTPGTGIRLHAPAPGWAVDADVVVVGSGVAGLTAALRCAAAGRRTVVVTKARLDDGSTRWAQGGIAAALGEGDTPGQHLDDTLVAGAGLCDEAAVRLLVTEGPDAVRRLIAAGAVFDTSAETGEIELTREGGHHRRRIAHAGGDATGAEISRALVEAVHAAGIRTVENALVLDLLQDAEGRTAGVTLHVMGEGQHDGVGAVHAPAVILATGGMGQVFSATTNPSVSTGDGVALALRAGAEVSDLEFVQFHPTVLFLGPDAEGQQPLVSEAVRGEGAYLVDADGVRFMVGQHELAELAPRDIVAKGIMRRMQEQGARHMYLDARHFGARMWEHRFPTILAACRSHGIDPVTEPIPVAPAAHYASGGVRTDLHGRTTVPGLYACGEVACTGVHGANRLASNSLLEGLVFAERIAEDIVANPPAGSGPGIPVPATGPLQPAEARYEIQRIMTDGAGVLRSAGSLDGAAEALETLYTTALGELESQGKTAVPGVETWEATNLLCVARVLVAAAQRRAETRGCHWREDHPDRDDADWRRHLVVRLSATERRALVVTPTDSADFPPVHVPLDSPNLEH
- the nadC gene encoding carboxylating nicotinate-nucleotide diphosphorylase, whose amino-acid sequence is MSTPELPLIEQNEGGCGDDCACGDGEESGLDPALAQLLADAGLDPIEVEDIAHMALSEDLDGGVDVTTVATVPEEAEAIADFVAREAGVVAGLRIAEAVFSVVCTESFEVERHAEDGDKVEAGELLLSVRARTRDLLTAERSALNILCRLSGIATATRRWADVLEGTQARVRDTRKTTPGLRSLEKYAVRCGGGVNHRMSLSDAALVKDNHVVAAGGVVQAFKAVREAFPDVPVEVEVDTMHQVREAVDAGADLILLDNFTVPETEEAVTIVAGRAVLESSGRLTLETARAYAETGVDYLAVGALTHSSPVLDIGLDLREAV
- a CDS encoding type III pantothenate kinase, with protein sequence MLLTIDVGNTHTVLGLFDGDEIVEHWRVSTDPRRTADELAVLMQGLMGMHPMLGSELGDGIHGIAICATVPSVLHELREVTRRYYGDVPAVLVEPGIKTGVPILMDNPKEVGADRIINAVAAVELYGGPAIVVDFGTATTFDAVSAKGEYVGGVISPGIEISMEALGVRGAQLRKIELARPRNVIGKSTVEAMQSGVVYGFAGQVDGIVNRMAKELAGPGGDPDDVRVIATGGLAPIVLGEASVIDDHEPWLTLIGLRLVYERNAPNFD
- a CDS encoding GntR family transcriptional regulator, yielding MPRKSPYLQVVESLRNRIEAGEWQIGDRLPSRARFADEYSVGQSVTQRAMEQLIIEGFLEGRAGSGTYVRTPRRRMRMLRTRRRVPGSGNTFRSEAAAHGISASWDSKTLPQVPAPERIAARLAIEPGSPCVLTRYEFMADGSPAELSESWEPLAITSGTPIVLPEVGELRGAGVVARMRSIGITVTSVVEVPRPSRANQDQANLLGISLGSMITAIERTYIDSEGRPVETADLVIPDSRYEIAYAFPVE
- a CDS encoding DUF397 domain-containing protein is translated as MTANARPAWRKSSYCGDGDACVYVAAAPGTLVRVADRADPAHLVMATTHAAWADFVKAVKATG
- a CDS encoding BlaI/MecI/CopY family transcriptional regulator yields the protein MPRPLGELEDAVMTRVWQWNRPVTVREVLEDLQQERSIAYTTVMTVMDNLHQKGWVRREAEGRAYRYTAVSTRAAYSAALMNEAWSTSDNPAAALVAFFGMMSTEQREALRDAVRIVQHDEPEPGEPAAGAAPEGDSGARRPEPGR
- a CDS encoding amino-acid N-acetyltransferase codes for the protein MGELSTSDAKTVTIRRARTGDVPALRRLLDQYVQQRILLDKAPVVLYEDIQEFWVAERDSDGQVVGCGALHVMWEDLAEVRTLAVDRDLKGAGVGHQVLAKLLETARRLGVSRVFCLTFEVDFFAKHGFVEIGETPVETDVYMELLRSYDEGVAEFLGLERVKPNTLGNSRMLLHL
- a CDS encoding Lsr2 family protein, which gives rise to MAQKVQVLLVDDLDGGTADETVTFALDGKTYEIDLTTANAEKLRGALEDFVKAGRRTGGRASAGRAKGRAAASPGSPDTAEIRAWAKAQGLSVNDRGRVPAEIKEAYENAKG